The following proteins come from a genomic window of Synechococcus sp. BIOS-E4-1:
- a CDS encoding FAD-dependent oxidoreductase translates to MSSTSLPAQAAVVIVGGGMAGLSCAASLARRGITDVLLLEAKTLAHAKASSFGETRMFREMYSDPVLCRLAQEANRLWREEEIHAGEQLRETHGLLFYGESWDEETIEGSIPGARRVMDEQGIPYEALNADQISARFPLKPRSDFTGLFEPTAGAVRSDKVVAHWIRTARNAGHQLIEHCPVANLDADGGGVTLEGGHHIAAEQLVVACGIWSQLMLAPLGLAPKLEVWPMLWAHYTVDPALADRYPQWFCFQKERGDDGGLYYGFPVLSHTNDGRPRIKAGIDWAPKELRVAEPNAMATEPPARLVELLDTFLFNDVEGVQERVETVISPYSMASDVNFVLDRLSPKLSLFAGGSGQAFKFAPLIGDSLARLASGEAPAVDLSCWSHQREAVSI, encoded by the coding sequence ATGAGCTCAACTTCTCTTCCAGCCCAAGCCGCAGTGGTGATTGTCGGCGGCGGCATGGCCGGTCTCAGCTGTGCGGCGTCCCTGGCCCGTCGCGGGATCACCGACGTGCTGTTGCTCGAGGCCAAAACCCTGGCGCATGCCAAAGCCAGCAGCTTTGGCGAAACCCGGATGTTCCGGGAGATGTATTCCGATCCCGTTCTCTGCCGTCTGGCGCAGGAGGCGAACAGGCTCTGGCGCGAGGAAGAGATCCACGCAGGAGAACAGCTGCGCGAAACCCATGGACTGCTCTTTTACGGCGAAAGCTGGGACGAGGAGACCATCGAAGGCTCGATTCCAGGAGCCCGCCGGGTCATGGACGAGCAGGGCATTCCCTATGAAGCCCTCAATGCCGATCAGATCTCAGCCCGTTTTCCTCTGAAACCGAGGAGCGATTTCACCGGACTGTTCGAGCCCACCGCTGGTGCGGTGCGCAGCGACAAAGTGGTTGCCCACTGGATCCGCACGGCCCGCAACGCCGGACATCAATTGATCGAGCACTGCCCGGTGGCCAACCTGGATGCCGACGGTGGTGGCGTGACGCTTGAGGGTGGACATCACATCGCCGCCGAACAACTGGTCGTGGCTTGTGGCATCTGGAGCCAACTGATGCTGGCTCCACTGGGTCTCGCGCCGAAACTCGAGGTATGGCCGATGCTCTGGGCTCACTACACCGTGGACCCTGCGTTGGCGGATCGTTATCCGCAATGGTTCTGCTTCCAGAAGGAACGCGGCGATGACGGAGGTCTTTATTACGGCTTCCCGGTGCTCAGCCACACCAACGACGGCCGGCCGCGAATCAAGGCGGGAATCGACTGGGCGCCTAAAGAGCTGCGTGTCGCAGAACCGAATGCCATGGCCACAGAGCCACCAGCAAGGCTGGTCGAACTGCTCGATACGTTCCTGTTCAACGACGTTGAAGGCGTCCAGGAACGGGTCGAAACGGTGATCAGTCCCTACTCGATGGCCAGTGATGTGAATTTCGTTTTGGATCGTCTGAGCCCCAAGCTGAGCCTGTTTGCCGGCGGCTCAGGCCAAGCCTTCAAATTCGCTCCTCTGATCGGCGACTCGCTGGCACGCCTGGCCAGCGGTGAAGCCCCTGCTGTGGATCTGTCCTGCTGGAGTCACCAGCGCGAAGCCGTCAGCATCTGA
- a CDS encoding Glu/Leu/Phe/Val dehydrogenase dimerization domain-containing protein, protein MTTTTRPAPDVSVLAEHVSDHLSVFVVAENTDARRPANGGLRLLNYPSDEACIADGQRLAGLMTHKHDLYGTGFAGGKIVARAAEPEAVKDELISITAGLLESLEGAMITGCDLNTSLEDMERLTELTPHVLAAVGSPVDASAATAHGTLGAVEAVLESSLADATPGRALVHGCGAVGGTVARALVQHGWTVFTVDLSCERAGFPGATPLPQECPWWELKLDLLLPCSISGLINAEIASALRVKSVVPAANAPFQSTQLADDLRRRGIRVLPDPLVNAGAVIADSIERFSPDAWKGAGAEDVYAFVRSEVRQRATDFLNQRDQGLSVGAALVEVTAERETDPIGLSFGDVA, encoded by the coding sequence ATGACAACAACAACCCGACCCGCGCCGGACGTCTCGGTGCTAGCTGAACATGTCTCCGACCATCTGTCGGTGTTCGTGGTCGCCGAGAACACGGATGCACGCCGTCCGGCCAACGGCGGCCTGCGTCTGCTCAATTACCCCAGCGATGAGGCCTGCATTGCTGATGGTCAGCGACTGGCAGGGCTGATGACCCACAAGCACGACCTCTATGGCACCGGTTTCGCCGGCGGCAAGATCGTGGCGCGCGCCGCCGAACCGGAGGCGGTGAAGGACGAACTGATCAGCATTACCGCTGGGCTTCTGGAGTCTCTCGAAGGAGCCATGATCACCGGCTGTGATCTCAATACCAGCCTGGAGGATATGGAGCGCCTGACCGAACTCACGCCCCATGTGCTGGCAGCCGTCGGCAGCCCTGTTGATGCCAGCGCAGCAACGGCTCATGGCACTCTCGGCGCCGTCGAAGCGGTGCTCGAATCATCGCTGGCTGACGCGACACCGGGTCGGGCACTGGTGCATGGATGTGGCGCCGTCGGCGGCACCGTGGCCCGCGCCCTTGTTCAACACGGCTGGACCGTGTTCACCGTGGATCTCAGTTGCGAACGTGCAGGCTTCCCTGGTGCCACTCCTCTGCCTCAGGAGTGTCCCTGGTGGGAGCTGAAGCTGGATCTGCTGCTCCCCTGCTCGATCTCAGGTCTGATCAATGCTGAAATCGCCTCGGCCCTGAGGGTCAAATCCGTGGTCCCAGCGGCCAATGCTCCCTTCCAGAGCACTCAGCTCGCCGACGACCTGCGTCGCCGCGGCATCCGTGTGCTGCCGGATCCATTGGTCAATGCGGGCGCCGTGATTGCTGACTCGATCGAGCGCTTCTCACCCGACGCCTGGAAAGGTGCAGGTGCGGAGGATGTCTACGCCTTCGTGCGCAGCGAGGTGCGCCAGCGCGCGACTGACTTCCTGAATCAGCGCGATCAGGGCCTCTCCGTTGGAGCAGCTCTCGTGGAAGTCACCGCCGAACGGGAGACCGATCCCATCGGCCTCAGCTTCGGGGATGTGGCATGA
- a CDS encoding SAM-dependent methyltransferase, with protein sequence MAIAMTTGYSAQTEGALLCIEAASDWALTCVDQLAAADSYVLIDYGAADGGTAVGLWHQVLDRLHANQPQAHLTLIGNDLPSNDNVALAENLALQIPRAPKPTVLVSARSFYEPSVGPNTVSFGFSATAMHWLSESPGPLNTHTHVLASGDSDALQRFTAQALKDWTAVLELRSKELKVGGRLLTVNLSRDEEGRYLGHNGGETRNVHDQLHQIWKSLADEGVISEEQYRKGTVLNFYKSPDEFMAPLKDQSSAPYRNGLRLVDERTVYVKCPYRRRWEENGDTAAFATGLMATIRSWSRHSFASAAGDAAADEVYRRLEQRIAEAPSEWSLDYVEHHQIMEKVT encoded by the coding sequence ATGGCCATCGCCATGACCACCGGTTACAGCGCACAGACTGAAGGCGCTCTGCTTTGCATCGAAGCCGCCTCGGACTGGGCCCTGACTTGTGTTGACCAACTGGCTGCTGCTGACAGCTATGTCCTGATCGATTACGGCGCCGCCGATGGAGGCACTGCAGTAGGTCTGTGGCACCAGGTGCTGGACCGCCTGCATGCCAACCAGCCCCAGGCCCACCTGACCCTGATCGGCAACGATCTGCCCAGCAATGACAACGTTGCCCTGGCCGAAAATCTGGCACTGCAGATTCCGCGCGCTCCCAAACCCACCGTGCTGGTGAGTGCCCGCAGCTTCTACGAGCCATCCGTAGGTCCCAACACGGTGAGTTTTGGCTTTTCCGCCACCGCCATGCACTGGCTGAGTGAGTCGCCAGGTCCCCTGAATACCCATACCCACGTGCTGGCATCCGGCGATTCCGATGCTCTGCAACGCTTCACGGCACAGGCGCTCAAGGACTGGACTGCCGTTCTGGAATTACGCAGCAAAGAGCTCAAGGTCGGTGGTCGCCTGTTGACGGTGAACCTGTCCCGGGATGAAGAGGGTCGCTACCTCGGCCACAACGGAGGCGAAACCCGCAATGTGCACGACCAGCTGCATCAGATCTGGAAGAGCCTCGCCGACGAAGGTGTGATCTCCGAGGAGCAGTACCGCAAGGGGACGGTGCTGAACTTCTACAAATCACCCGATGAGTTCATGGCGCCGCTGAAAGATCAGAGCTCAGCGCCTTACCGCAATGGTCTGCGTCTGGTGGATGAGCGCACCGTTTACGTCAAGTGCCCCTACCGCCGTCGCTGGGAGGAGAACGGCGATACCGCAGCCTTCGCAACTGGACTGATGGCCACGATCCGGAGTTGGAGCCGTCACAGCTTCGCCAGCGCTGCTGGAGATGCAGCGGCCGATGAGGTGTACCGCCGCCTGGAGCAACGCATTGCGGAAGCCCCCTCTGAGTGGAGTCTGGATTACGTGGAGCACCACCAAATAATGGAGAAAGTGACCTGA
- the rdgB gene encoding RdgB/HAM1 family non-canonical purine NTP pyrophosphatase, whose protein sequence is MDRQTLVIASGNQGKVREFEGLLSGLPLKVKAQPEGLEVEETGHTFTANARIKAVAVAAKTGEWALADDSGLSVDALDGAPGVHSARYAPSDPERIARLLQALKPEDNRNARFCAALCVAAPDGTVLLEVEGHCKGWITRSPRGDQGFGYDPIFEVEGTQKTFAEMSLQEKKSHGHRGRAFALLEPGLKQLLSQQ, encoded by the coding sequence ATGGATAGGCAAACACTTGTGATCGCCAGCGGCAACCAGGGCAAGGTGCGGGAATTTGAAGGTCTGCTGAGCGGACTTCCGCTGAAAGTGAAAGCCCAGCCTGAAGGGTTGGAGGTGGAAGAAACCGGTCATACCTTCACCGCCAACGCCCGTATCAAAGCCGTTGCCGTGGCGGCCAAGACCGGGGAATGGGCTCTCGCGGACGACTCAGGGCTGAGTGTGGATGCTCTTGATGGAGCTCCAGGCGTTCACTCCGCCCGCTATGCCCCGAGCGATCCGGAACGGATCGCTCGACTGCTGCAGGCGCTGAAGCCTGAAGACAATCGCAATGCCCGCTTCTGTGCAGCTCTCTGTGTGGCGGCTCCTGACGGCACGGTGCTGCTCGAGGTGGAGGGCCATTGCAAGGGATGGATTACCCGATCACCGAGGGGAGATCAGGGCTTCGGTTACGACCCGATTTTTGAAGTTGAAGGCACACAGAAAACCTTCGCCGAAATGTCTCTGCAGGAAAAAAAATCCCATGGCCACCGTGGTCGGGCTTTCGCACTTCTGGAACCAGGCTTGAAACAACTGCTTTCTCAGCAGTGA
- a CDS encoding phosphoglucomutase/phosphomannomutase family protein: MASAPLPLSAAPIRFGTDGWRGILGVDITMERLLPVAAAAAQELAHQASDPLNSKTVVIGYDRRFLAPELAEAIASSVRGVGLEPLLTSTPVPTPACSWTVVQRRALGALVITASHNPPEWLGLKIKGPFGGSVDGTFTAAVERRLAAGSISVPVAGEPTRFDARSEHLEGLRTKLNLDAISSGLKAMGLRVIVDPMHGSAAGCVSDLLGSDAEGLVSEIRSQRDPLFGGCPPEPLASHLQDLIETVQASSRNGQPAVGLVFDGDGDRIAAVDEHGCFCSTQQLMPLLIDHLAGARQLPGSVVKTVSGSDLMRLVAEDLGREVLELPVGFKYIAAEMLAGDVLIGGEESGGVGFGMHLPERDALFAAMLVLEALVQGGMPLGARMQSLRQRCGGSSHYDRLDLRLADMESRRRLEHLLATQPPEEVAGQTVAEVITTDGVKLRLGPSHWLMLRFSGTEPLLRLYCEAPDSDRVAAVLAWARRFAESA; this comes from the coding sequence ATGGCGTCGGCTCCCCTCCCTCTGAGCGCAGCTCCGATCCGTTTCGGCACCGACGGATGGCGGGGAATCCTTGGGGTGGACATCACCATGGAGCGGCTGCTGCCGGTGGCAGCAGCCGCAGCACAGGAACTTGCCCATCAAGCATCGGATCCGCTCAACAGCAAAACCGTGGTGATCGGCTACGACCGCCGTTTCCTGGCACCAGAGCTTGCTGAGGCGATTGCTTCCTCGGTGCGCGGAGTTGGCTTGGAACCACTGCTCACAAGCACTCCTGTTCCCACACCGGCATGCAGCTGGACGGTGGTGCAGCGCCGGGCGCTGGGAGCCCTTGTGATCACGGCCAGCCACAACCCGCCCGAATGGCTGGGTTTGAAGATCAAGGGACCGTTCGGCGGATCGGTGGATGGCACGTTCACTGCCGCGGTGGAACGGCGCTTGGCCGCAGGCAGTATCAGTGTGCCGGTTGCAGGGGAGCCAACTCGCTTTGACGCCCGCAGCGAACACCTTGAGGGGCTGCGAACCAAGCTGAATCTGGACGCCATCAGCTCTGGGCTAAAGGCCATGGGCCTGCGGGTGATCGTGGACCCGATGCATGGCTCTGCGGCAGGTTGTGTGTCTGATCTGCTCGGGTCGGATGCCGAAGGTCTTGTCTCTGAGATCCGCAGCCAGCGTGATCCTCTCTTCGGGGGCTGCCCTCCGGAACCGCTCGCCTCTCACCTGCAGGATCTGATTGAGACGGTTCAAGCCTCCAGTCGCAACGGGCAGCCTGCAGTGGGCCTTGTTTTCGATGGTGATGGCGACCGCATCGCAGCCGTGGATGAGCACGGTTGCTTCTGCAGCACCCAGCAACTGATGCCTCTGCTGATCGATCACCTCGCCGGAGCAAGGCAGTTACCGGGAAGCGTGGTCAAGACCGTCAGCGGTTCGGACCTGATGCGCCTGGTGGCTGAAGACCTGGGCAGGGAAGTGCTTGAACTTCCTGTGGGCTTCAAATACATCGCCGCAGAGATGCTGGCGGGTGATGTGCTGATCGGAGGAGAGGAGTCTGGAGGTGTCGGCTTCGGCATGCACCTGCCTGAACGTGATGCGCTGTTCGCGGCCATGCTCGTGCTGGAGGCACTTGTTCAAGGCGGGATGCCGCTGGGAGCGCGGATGCAGTCTTTGCGTCAGCGCTGCGGTGGCTCCAGTCATTACGACCGGCTCGATCTGCGCCTGGCCGATATGGAGTCCCGACGACGCCTGGAGCATCTGCTGGCAACCCAGCCTCCAGAAGAGGTGGCAGGACAGACGGTGGCAGAGGTGATCACAACGGACGGTGTGAAACTGAGACTTGGCCCCAGCCACTGGTTGATGTTGCGCTTCTCCGGCACTGAACCCCTGCTCCGGTTGTACTGCGAAGCACCCGACAGCGATCGTGTGGCAGCCGTGCTCGCCTGGGCCCGCCGCTTCGCTGAGAGCGCTTGA